The nucleotide sequence TAGAACCTTATAATCTTATTATTTGAGCATTCCTCAGATCTCCTGGTATCAGTATCCAGATATCGTTCCTCCAAACATCCTGCCTCAGTCCTCCCGTTGGTCCTAAACATCCAGCACATGGTTGAGGTAGGAGATGTAACAAATCGCCAGTCGCAGTATCTCAATCTTGGACAACTTCTTGTCTGGTGGAAGTGTTGGGAGCAGTTTTCTCAGCTCTGCAAAGGCCATGTTGAAGGCTACCACACGGACACGCTCTCTGGTGGCGTGTGCTGATCGATATTTAGCTGTGGcgcgtctcctcctcctcttctcctctctgctgagGTTGGGCACGTGCAAGGAGCGCGCCTTGCCCTCTCCATCCTTAGGTTCAGCTGGCACGGACCCACACTGCACATTGAAAGTGTCCAGAAgggtctctgtgtctgtttgtcccCAGGGCAGGTCGGACTCAGGCTGGTCAGGACTGAGCATCATTCTTCTGACCTCAGACTGGAAAGATCCTGAAGAAAAAATAGTAGAAGTCAATAAAATACTTCCGGAGATGCATGGAAATTATACAGTTTTAGCTTTATGACTAATGTGGACAAATACAATACCACTAttaggcaaggcaattttatttcatGCACAATGTGCTCTACATCAGTGCATTTATTTAAGGCAGATgtgtacaattttgaggtatttacttgattatttaaattttctgctactttatacctCTAATTCATAAACATTGTCTTTGTTcttctccactacatttatttgataactttagcTGCCACTAAATAGAAGTTATCAACACAAACGATAATCAAAAGCTAAATGATGCTGCTATTATATCAAAAAGACAAGGGAAATTCACAAATATTCTGTCATCTTAAAATGTGCCCTGATTATGATCCAACATCATATATGTGGCATTCTACTGAATATCATATACCTCCTTAAATAAGGACGTGTCTCCTTGTTACCACTGctatttcaccttttttttttaaaaacggcAATATAAACACATGTGATGCTGATAGTTTAAGAGTCTAGATGAAATTGGCTATTCTGCtaaatgagtacttttacttttggttctCTTATTATATTCttataatattatatttctcctatatttttacacttttattAAAGTAACATTTAAAAGGCATGGCTTAAGTATTGAGTATTTGAGTGAGtacttttacactgtggtattactagttttaacaaattaataaagtaaaagttCAGAGTTCTTCCTCCACTGATGGCATCTCACGTAGACGGAGGATCTCAAACTTTAACCAGCTTTTAAACTCTGACAGTGGcttacttttaacttttaatttagtCTGTGCTTGATTTACACTGCCTGCaacatatattattttataagACAGAAATTAATATGATGGGCTATTTCGAAAATATACAATTAAGCTGTTGAAATACATTATGATAACAGTCTGCTTGTGCTCATTACATCTCTGGTTGCCACCTCTTTAATAAcgagatttagatttaa is from Epinephelus moara isolate mb chromosome 7, YSFRI_EMoa_1.0, whole genome shotgun sequence and encodes:
- the LOC126393081 gene encoding helix-loop-helix protein 2-like, with translation MMLSPDQPESDLPWGQTDTETLLDTFNVQCGSVPAEPKDGEGKARSLHVPNLSREEKRRRRRATAKYRSAHATRERVRVVAFNMAFAELRKLLPTLPPDKKLSKIEILRLAICYISYLNHVLDV